In Poecilia reticulata strain Guanapo linkage group LG15, Guppy_female_1.0+MT, whole genome shotgun sequence, the sequence AGAACCTCCCTGGTGAGCAGGCGAACCAGCTGCTCCTCCAACATCTCCTGAGTCACAGCGCAGTCCTCGTAGACCGCCcgctcctcctcatcctcgtcACTGAGAACAGAGAGAGGtcagtttgaaaattaaaacaccGATCCTACGTATTTAGAGCCCAAATGAGGACTTTGCTGAAATGAATCTCTACCGTATTCACAAGTTTCAGAAAATAACCCGCTGCTCctaatttaaacaaacatctgcTGCAACAGCGTGACCGACAGCTGCCTGCCGCCTCATCATTTTACCGCAACTTACTTGACGGACGTCCTCTGGTTGATGACCTGCCACTTTACGTTTAGTCTCTGCGATATAAAGCAAAAGCATCGTCAGGACACGttgctgtgaaaatatttaaagctaaattttatgccaaattagacaaaaaaactaagtttaaaATCAGGGTTCTGACCTGCAGCATGTAGGTGAACAAAGGCCCCAGCAGAGGGCGCAGCAGACTGTCGTGATACTCTGGAGGACATGAGATCACTAGCTGCTTCAAAAACAGCCGTACACACCAGTCAAGGCAAATCAGTGTTTCTGCACAAAAtaagagctttgctttttgtgtaaataaaacaaagcgcATTCagacaattttttctttttaaatgacaaaggATATGAATCATTGAGCGGAGTCTGTGGTCAGGCACGTGGTCGAGGGAAGTAAAGGCAGAGCCGATGATTCCTTCAGCCAGACTCTCCACGGTGTAGAAGTCCTGCAGCAGAGCCGGACCCGCGTTACCCAGGATGTGGAAGCTGCAGGGAGGTGGCGGGAGGCAGAATGCGTAAGGATGAGATGGCAtcaagacaaaatataaaaccgTGCAACAGTTTGTATAGCGATAACAAACCATACCAATTTTCGAACAATGAGTTAAAGAATCCCTGCATGCGATCCAAGAGGCTTTTATGCACCGGAGCGTCATAAATATCCAGAGGAGGCTGTGGGAGAcctgaaaacattcatttaggaggcttaatatttttgaatgagTCTTCACTTAgggcatacaaaaaaaaacaattaacacaTTGAGGCAGCTCTTCTTACCAAGAATTACGAGTTTATCTCCGTCCATCACATCATAGGCTCTGGAGAAAGTCTCACTGAGACGAGCCACGTTCTCTGGCATGAACAAGCTGTTCTGAGTCctgcagaaaacattaaataaacaagcTTTACAATAAAACGAATTAAGAGGACATCATTAACATATGTTACTGACAATCACATATTGGTCAAGtaatttccaaaatattttttcttctttttaatataaattttgtAAGTGAGAAAACTTAATATCATAAACAAACTCCATCCGTCCAACTTAGCTGGTTAATCAAAAATCCGCAGTGAAGGTGAGCTGTTGAGGTTATTCACACATTGGCACGCGCACCTTATTAGAGCCAGCAGGTTGGGCAGGAAGGCCAGAAACTGAGCCGCACAGGGGTTTCTGTAGATGGGGGCTCCAGCAGGTGTGCCACCCACCACGAATCCTCCGGCTCTCGCTTCTTCCAGGTCCGCAGGCCATCGCGCACGCTTCACCACGGCAAGCATCGCATACAAACAGAAGCTCAACTAGGAGGAAACACAAGCGAGTGATCGATGaggatcaaaaacaaaacaaccatcCTTCTAGGCGTAAACGACGTTGGGCAGagctgtatttgtatttttttaaactccgcTTACTTGACCCCTGTTAGGTCCAGCTGTATCTCTCGCTTCTCTTTGCTCTGTGAACACTTCATCTGCTCCAACAAACGACAGGAACTTGACAGGATCCCAAAGCACGCTGAAACAAAGGTCAAAGTCAAACATGTTTCAAtaattctaaaaacaaaaagaaaaatgtgcagaattttacataaaaaaaataaaataaaaaaaatcacagcaacCTTGTCATCTCCTCAGAGGTCCACTGTGTGATTATTGGGGCCGTTAGCTCATCTAGAAAAGCCTTTTGCTTGTCAAAGTCTTTAAACTGGTTACTGATGAGTACCAGAGCTTCCATCTGGGAGCATTTCTCCAAGAAAGTCAGCAAGGCTTCATTTGCAAACAACTCTTTGACGTGGTTGTAAAACATGTCGAAGCAAGGCtgcggaagaaaaaaaaaaaaaaggtaacagcACAAGTTAAAAAAGATGACTCAGGttgactttttatgttttattaaacataaattaCCAAGATAAACTGCGGGTAATCCCGGCAAATTTTGATGATAGCCGAGCACGCGTGTCTCCGAACATTCTTCACGGCTCGACTCCGGGGcgcctggggaaaaaaaaaaaaaaaaaaaaaaaaaaaaatcgctgGAATGTTTCATTTACAATTCAGATAAGAGAGATTATGAAAAATTACCCTGCCAAGTGAAAACAACTTACCTTGTTTTCCAAATCAATGTGAAACGTGACGGCTTTGAATAGCTGTGGAGCCAAAACACAGACAGCGAGAGGTAATCAGTAAGAACAAAGAGGCGTGGCTTGAGAATTGTAAAATTAGCTGTAAATGTAGACGAAGGTACATATATAGAAATGTTTATGtgtaaaatactgaaaaaaatcctTTAGTGGAAATCAAAAATTTCAAAAGGACACaaagtttcttcttttcatgtttGGATCAAACGGACCAATTTTCAATCGAACCTTGTAGAGAACCTGTGGCACGAACTGTGGCCTGTGGGTGACGAAGGGAAAGAGGGCAGAAATGTTGCTCAGCACACAGGACAGGATGAGCGGGTCTCTGGTTTCGTAGTTCAGCACGCCCTGCAGGAGCTCCATGCTCTGGTCTATCGGCAACTTCTGCGCAGGTCGTAGAAGAACGGTGAGAATACATCACGTTTGcccccttttttgttgttgtttctgtacTGTGATAAACATTTAGTCACCTGCTCATCCATGCTTTTGAAGATCTGATGCATCACACACTCCATGAAGACAGTCAGCGCATCCCACTGAAGGACGGACGGAGACATCAAGGAACACAGACCCTCTGCAGTCTTCGCTGGAGACAAAAGAAAGTTTTCAGAGTAGAAGAGTTAGCTActagtggaaagaaaataaggaCACAGACTTATAATTTGACCTCAAAGGAGACTTTATGAAGGCtacaagtataaaaataaaaaaaaacaaccagcatGTTGCATTTGCTGTGGTGCTACAGATATTACAGAGTCAAAGTTTTTCTGagcaaaaaaaggaaacagtcaAACCCTTACACGTTGTTTCTCCAGGATCAACCGGACTGGCGACCTGGAATCGGAGCCATTCTGCTGCGGTGTGGAAAGCTTCTACCGGAAGGATACGACTTAGCGTCCTCAAAACGTCGCCGTGCTGCGACCGATAAGCTTTAAGACAACGCAAAAGAAATAAACGGCATGGAAACCAACAACGAAATCAAGGAGCCTACGAGACAATGAGTTGATAAAACCTACTGGAAAAGAACGAGTTGAAGTCATCGTCGCTGTCGAAGTCCATTCGTGAGTACACACAACTAGGGCTGTCTTGTTTAGAAGGAAAGCCAGTCTGGAAGgagacaaataaaactttacgCCATGCTGTGAGAAAGTATTGTCATCCTTTCAACTTTAACACATATCTCACAATATGACCACTGTGTGGTTCGTTTTCTCCATCAGCCCTGTGAACGATCATACAAGGAGACTCTCACCCTAACAAGGTTGGTTGTTGATACTTTGAGGTATTCGAGGGCCATCTCCACAACGACAGGGACTTTTGATAGAGTCTCGTGTCTGAACAAACTGGCCCATGTTGACACAgtgcaagattttaaaaactgcagaataTAAAATGAGAgggggggaaacaaaaacaaaaacacatcagctCAAGCacaacctttaaaaagaaaatttcagcAACATTCAAGCGTTAGCCCTGCGATAATTAGCAGTAACTAACCTGACTGGAATGTGTAGTAAAGGCTAATAAGGCTTCGGTGTACTTGCTGAGATTTGGAGGAACTTCAACCTCTGAACACGGACCCTGTGGGGagacggggggggggggagcatCATTTCAGACGGCGGTGTGATCAAAGCGCACGCTAAACGGAGAGGACAACACTCGTACATGTGTGACCACACAGGGGGAAAAACTCACCACTAACGAGCAGAGCTGGAATCCTAGAGCGCAAAGGACCTGACAGAGCCGCTTCAGGAAAACGTAGCGCCGCTCCACCACCTCCACTTCTCTGAAAGCGCAACAAGCACCGTGACGCACACTGTAGCTTGACGTcaagagtaaataaaaacaaccgactcattttttatttttacaaggaTAGACATGTGACAGAACTCACTGTGGTTTGGAGGAATTTGGACATATCGCTAAACCATCTGCGGATCTGGACACAGATACAGGATATTAAAGTATGTGTTATAAAACGATGCCTTCAGTATAATCGGGAGAACGAAGCAGCGGCTTCACTCACTGGGCTGCGGACAGGATGTACTCGATGGCCACGTCGTTAAACAGCAGCATGAAGggtttcctctcctccagtTTGCCCTGCAGGAGAACACCATAAAAACTATAAGTACGTTCCACTTGTTCACCTGATTGCAAGTTATGACACAAATATCTTTTCAGCTTATTGAATAAGAGCAAGAGTTCAGCGATGCAGAACAAATTAAATCTGGTCCTTCAAACAGTTTCCTATCAAAAACTCTGCTAAACTGGGAACAGTGTTGGTGTAATTCCAGAAAGCGCTCATAATTAGGTATTGCTTCGTAAAACCAAGGCATGCAAAGCGTCTCAGCTACTTCTATCTCTTTCACCGTCTCGTCATTCCAGTGTTTAGAGACGACATCATAATTTTATGGCATAAGAAAAAGGTCCCACATATTAGCAACATTATTAATGTCTAATATTCCTTTTAGAAAGATGTACTGTGACTTTTTCCTCTAATTGTACCAGAAGCTGTACGGGCAAGtaataaaaaggaataaaatattactgactgaatgatttttattttagcagccTGATAAACTTATTGTTGTTCTCCATGTCAAATTAGGCATTAATTGTTTGCAGACATTTCTGTGTTGGAAAATCCCGAATGGATGTTGTAAAGTCTGAAAAATAATCGctcctttaaaataaacaggacTTTCCTCCACTTGGATGTCCTGTTATTAGATTTCAGAGAATCTGTCAGGGctaattgtttttgttactcaatataatgtttttttccccaaacctTCAATTTATTATGAAGAACCAGTTGGtttcaaaaatgaaatcaggGAATACCAAATGTCTTTCAGAGTAATAACGATCTTAAATCGTTGTCAAACACTGTAAGGCTGCTGGCCAGAATTACTACGAAGGTGTCctttataaagaaaattataaaggACGACTAATAAAACGGATGAATCTCCAGGCAGTTTTTCCGCAACTCACCTTCCGGCTTAAAGCAATAAGCAGGCACTCTGAAGCCTCTAGCTGCAGCTCGGGTTCACTCAGCAGCAGACACAGCATCTCCAGCAGCTGACAGTTCCTGGAAGTGATGTGCACCAGTGTCACCCAATCTACGTAGCCTGCGAGCGTATTGAGCGTGGCCACGGCCACTCTGCAGTGAGCTTTGGCCTGTGTGcaggtaaaatgttaaaaatagacaaatgagTACATTGCGAGGTGGGAAATGAATGAGGGGTTTTTGTAAATACCTTCAGTTCAAGTCCTGGTTCCTCCTTCtggagaaacaaagcaaaactgtttaaaactgctgctttttGGAGACCTAAAATAATCCAGTCGAGGCTTTACTGACCAATTTGCGGTAGTCCTCAACATTGATATGCAGAATGGCCAACAAGAAACTGAAGATGCTGTCCATGTTCTGGGTGAGTGTCTGTTGAATGTCTCTACGCCGCTGTGAGGGCAAAGTCTGGAAGGTGATCACGTCCTCTGCCAGCCTCAAGAGGATCAGCATGACCAGCTCGGTCTGCGCCTCCTACCACAAACATccatttttacttcatttagtataaagaaattattaattttctcaaaaatgaaaaaaagagggTCATTTATCATAACTTTTACTTTAAGAACTCTAGAAACGTCatgaacaaaaattaaaaaagatgaaCACAGTCTCATGTCATAGCCACGaacatcaatgtattttatgagatagaccaaaacaaaatagtGCACAGCTGCAAAGTGAGAGCAAATATATGCATAACAGGATATTTTACagctttctttcaacagtgCAGCTTTTCCTATATTATATGGGTCAGATTTGTGATAACTAAACTCTCTTAGTAATAATCTCTATGGCTAGCCAGTCAGTTTTTATGGCAGATTCTCATGTCTGGGTAGGCTTGCAACTGTGCCACACTTATTGCATTCGCATGTGATGGAAATGAAGCAGTACTCTGTGGCATGTTTAAAGCTGGTATATTAGCTagtatattgttttataacccaaccctgctttaaacttctttcGTTACccatctgctgtgttccttttGTCTTTATGATACCGTTTGCTCACTAGTGTCCCCTAACAAAGCTCTGAAGTCTTCTCAGAACAGCAGtctttatgacagtgtcatattaaaaatgaataaatgtaaatgcacgctacacttttcagatttttttaaagtacaattctttcttttcacttcatAGCTACAGCCTACTAGGTATTGGTGAATATAATAAAACGTGTGATTTAAACATGGCCAATAACGTCAGTGAAAAATTTTTTGAGCTCACTTTATttgttaaacaaataaagtgagCTCATGTTTGGGTAGTGAAGCGCGGTGAGTATGACTAACTGGAATATATTTGCTTGCAAACCATTACGTAACCCTATTCAAACTAAAATGACACTGGATAAGGAAGCATGCTACACTTACTGCAGTGTTTATGCCACTCACCCCTTGGCTAGAGAGAGACTCCATCTCTTTCAGCATGTCTGGCCAATGCTGAGGCCATTCTCTTTTAATCATTTCCACCACAATCCGAGATAGGGCATCTTTGACGTGGCTCTCTTCCTCCAGGATAGAATGGGTGCCCTAATGAAACACGGTGACAGCCGTCAAACACAAATTGGGTGGTGTTCATCTGATCTAAATGAGGTGGTTATTTTACTATCCTTTTACTTTCACACCTACAGTTGCTAGCAGCTGCATGGCACACTCCTTCAGCTGGACCTTTTCTTGCTGCTGCATGTTGTTCCATCGAAAcctgggagaaaaataaaatggatcgTCACACCACACTGCTTTTATCATATTATGATTTTAAGTACCACGTAGTAGACTTACTTGATGACCTGCTCCAGTATCTGCAAGCCAAAGTGTCTGACTACAGCCGGCTGACTTTTGTCTGCTAAGCGAAGGCCACATGGGACACAAAGGGTGcttgtctctttaaattctTCACAAAACTGTTCAGAGAAATACGTCGGATTACTTTACAGCGAATTTATACCAACTAAATGTTAAAAGTGCAATTAAATTACACCTGAATGAACATGCAGCCAGGTACACGTGTTAGGCATAAAATCAACAGCTCGCTCTAAGCGAATAAAAGAAGTCCGAgctatttaataaataaatgatcgGTGGACAACACATGGAGAgttgatttgattaa encodes:
- the xpo5 gene encoding exportin-5, with product MAEQVAAMCDQLIKAVMVMMDAETSQIYRLEALKFCEEFKETSTLCVPCGLRLADKSQPAVVRHFGLQILEQVIKFRWNNMQQQEKVQLKECAMQLLATGTHSILEEESHVKDALSRIVVEMIKREWPQHWPDMLKEMESLSSQGEAQTELVMLILLRLAEDVITFQTLPSQRRRDIQQTLTQNMDSIFSFLLAILHINVEDYRKLKEEPGLELKAKAHCRVAVATLNTLAGYVDWVTLVHITSRNCQLLEMLCLLLSEPELQLEASECLLIALSRKGKLEERKPFMLLFNDVAIEYILSAAQSADGLAICPNSSKPQEVEVVERRYVFLKRLCQVLCALGFQLCSLVGPCSEVEVPPNLSKYTEALLAFTTHSSQFLKSCTVSTWASLFRHETLSKVPVVVEMALEYLKVSTTNLVRTGFPSKQDSPSCVYSRMDFDSDDDFNSFFSTYRSQHGDVLRTLSRILPVEAFHTAAEWLRFQVASPVDPGETTSKTAEGLCSLMSPSVLQWDALTVFMECVMHQIFKSMDEQKLPIDQSMELLQGVLNYETRDPLILSCVLSNISALFPFVTHRPQFVPQVLYKLFKAVTFHIDLENKAPRSRAVKNVRRHACSAIIKICRDYPQFILPCFDMFYNHVKELFANEALLTFLEKCSQMEALVLISNQFKDFDKQKAFLDELTAPIITQWTSEEMTSVLWDPVKFLSFVGADEVFTEQREARDTAGPNRGQLSFCLYAMLAVVKRARWPADLEEARAGGFVVGGTPAGAPIYRNPCAAQFLAFLPNLLALIRTQNSLFMPENVARLSETFSRAYDVMDGDKLVILGLPQPPLDIYDAPVHKSLLDRMQGFFNSLFENCFHILGNAGPALLQDFYTVESLAEGIIGSAFTSLDHVPDHRLRSMIRLFLKQLVISCPPEYHDSLLRPLLGPLFTYMLQRLNVKWQVINQRTSVNDEDEEERAVYEDCAVTQEMLEEQLVRLLTREVLDLLNVSCISRKGPEPAAIKEEIDEEDVMMESVQVASSPQPTEELSELGRCLMKHESVYMSLLTLSFTSLSWKDTTNCHRTASMVCWNLLRPVVAGNLLPEAVTWFYTSVLRALQVHGQHEACNTPLCNLAMLIYENLRPRYVELRAVMTQVPNISIDALDLYDQRLVDPNAQKAGEKKRRDQFKKLLAGTIGKALCQQFRKEVHIRNLPSLFKKPKPEKDIVETEQLGLEALFSQESNTL